A region of the Larimichthys crocea isolate SSNF chromosome XVIII, L_crocea_2.0, whole genome shotgun sequence genome:
cagaaaGTGAGTCACTGGAACTCCCCACTGTAGTGAAATCAATTTGGGGaatttagaaaatgaaatacagtacgTAATACGGCATGCAGATGAAATTCATGAGTAGTGCTTGCAGATAGATAAAAGagcaactgtctgtctgtgtctgagtgACGTTGATAAGAGCATCATACCAATACAGTGGCCTCTCACTCAGCTGCAGATTCCCCCTGTTCCTCTCCTCAGGAGTCCAGCTGCAGGATTTGAAAACCACTATAATGAGACCCAAGACATGCTTTGTTACTTTCCCTGAAATCCAGTGACTTTTTGTtcatatgtataaatatgtatcaTGAATGTGTAGTTATCATACCAATAGTCACTTCATCTGCTTTTTGTCAACATTTAATGTGAAAGATTACTTGAATCGAACTATGTGCAGGTACACGTTTTCTCCAGATGCTTCACATGCAAGGCTTATCCTgagagaaactgaaaaacacatcaggGAACACAGCTCCTCCAAAATGTTCAGCTCAATGTCAAGCACATTGCCATCATGTGGAACTATTTTGCATTGAAGATAATATTCTCATCAGATAGCAGGGGATCGTTTAACAATAGCAGGAGTTTCTTATGATTCAGCCATGACTAGAATATTTTCCTAAACTTCCTCATTTCATCAACATGCTGTACTATAATTTGTTTATCACAGCTTGCTGCCGGTGTATTGCAATTCACTTGTGGTGAGTTTTGGGGGATTTACAGGCGGTTTGGAAGGCAGTGTATCTTTAACAGTGGTGGTTGCTCAATCCTACCTTAAATAACCTTTCATATTGCAGCAATAGCAATTTGTTTTTAGTGATAATATCTATGCAGAATATGGGTGTTCTCTATGGCAAATCGATGAGAAACAATGCATCCAAATGCAAAATAGATGCATATAAATGCACTttagaaaaaaggaagaaaaaggttGTTTTCGTTCTGTGAAAATGTGGATGATGTCCTGATCCTTTCAAAATGTTATCTTGTCATGCGGcatcaagaagaagaggacaagaCATCAGTGAAATCAATGACGCAGGCTGACTCGTTGAATCGATCAGCGCTCTCATATATCAAAGGCATAAAATAGTATTTGCATGTCATATGGAGGATATTCAGTTTCAGACAACCGTCAGCTCAGTCTGAAAGGAGGGCGGGGAGTTTCGTGTAGCCTGGCCATGTCAACTGAAATCAGAGACCGCTGAGAGAATAAATGTTCTTCAGACTGAAGCTCGAAAGCCGTTTGATAGAAATCCCACATTACAGGGTGTGTGGTTCTTATGTACTTGGCGGGGGGGTCATttaacagcacagacagaagagcACTTGAGAAGTGAAAGTTTCTATATGAAGGTGAGGACAGATTCAGACCTCTGCTGATGAAAAGTGTCATCAGACACAGTTTTAAATTGATTTGTAGAGAGAAATATGAGTCTGGGGGTGGACCCTTAACCACCCATCTAAATGTCAGTACTCTAGTTCATGCAGAATGAGAAGGGAAGTGCAAAATGTGAAGCTGTTGAGCTGATGATATATTAGCAGAAATACATGTGTAATCCTAAAATTGCTGAACAGACATATGTCAGGAATAAATATAGTATCAATTACCTGTGACCTTAATCTGCTGTGGTAACATTAAAGCATTTTTCTGTAGGAGTCTACAGTACACTTCATAATGGGTAATCACGCTGTTATGAGTTGTATCTCTTATTAACtcttaatatatataaaatgatctATTATGTGATCCTGAGATGGTGTTTTTGATTCCTTTGCCCCTATAACAGTGATGTTCCAGCTGTTGCTTGTGTCATAATGTTTGTCTATATCTTTTATTCTTCCCAACATAACatagtattatagtatatatattattttctatCACATGACACAACTCAGCATAAATGAAGGCTGATTTgatgcagaggagagaaattaataattttttctactttttctaatttatttaatttttcaatCATTGTCACAGTAGTGAGATTATTATGACATACACTCTAACTGCTTCTCCATTTCGTCCTCAGAGACTTACCACAACGTgtttttaacgttttttttttttctaacagaCTAAAGGGACATAAAGTTTCACAAACTGACGTCCGCCCTCACCACGGGCACAGTTTGCTTTATAGTTGCTGTTTTTGGAGAGTCGCGCATCCTGCGGCTCCTCCCCTGGGGGGAGGGGTCAGATAACCTATATTAGTAACCTGCGCTCAGTGGAAAGTTAGTGATCCCTCTGTGTCACTTACAAACGCGCACGACCCCAACGTTACACAAGATACCAACGAGTCTTAACCATGGAGGTGAGTTTGTTTAGTGATAATTTCTTTTAGGTCTGTTTTGCTCGAGGCTGTTTGATTACAATTAATGGATATCAATTAATACTATAACTGAGTACAtgcttgtttttaaattgatttaaaagtgatttgaaaaaatagattttatacatttttttcactcttttaaaGAAGTTCTTAATCGTTTTCTAACTTttcaatcctttttttttttcttctagtaTGACATTAGCTTTGACATCTCTGACAACGTCACTGACAACAACTCAGAGGAGTCTGGAGACTTTGAACTGAACTACCAGGAGCCATGTGGAAGAGCGCTCAGCAACAACTTCAACAAGTTCTTCCTACCAACAGTTTACGGAATAATATTCATTCTGGGAATCATTGGCAATGGATTAGTCGTTGTTGTCATGGGCTAccagaaaaaagtcaaaacgATGACTGACAAGTACCGGCTCCATCTCTCTGTGGCTGACCTCCTGTTCGTCTTCACGCTGCCCTTCTGGGCTGTGGatgcagccagcagctggtaCTTTGGCGggttcctctgtgtgtctgtgcacatgaTCTACACGGTCAACCTGTACAGCAGCGTGTTGATCCTGGCATTCATCAGTCTAGACAGATACCTGGCAGTTGTGCGggccaccaccaccaacagccAAGACATGAGGAAGCGGCTTGCAAGCAAAGTGATCTATTTAGGTGTGTGGCTGCCTGCAGCCGTGCTGACTGTACCGGACCTGGTGTTTGCCAGGGTGCAGAACACAGGGTCTTCAAACTACCTTTTCATGGACGAAAGCATGGAGACTGGAGACTCCAGGACCATCTGCCAGCGCATCTACCCGCAGGAAACCAGTCTTATATGGACAGTTGTTTTCCGCTTCCAGCACATCCTCGTGGGCTTCATATTACCTGGTTTGGTCATCCTCATCTGCTATTGTATCATCATCTCCAAGCTGTCGCAGGGTGCCAAGCCCCAGGCACTGAAGAAGAAAGCGCTGAAGACCACGGTCATCCTCATcgtgtgttttttctcctgctggCTGCCCTACTGTGTTGGCATCTTTTTGGACACGCTCATAATGCTGAATGTGATCCCTTCTTCTTGTGAGTTGCAACAAGCAGTGGAGACTTGGATTTCTGTCACTGAGGCGCTGGCCTATTTTCACTGCTGCCTGAATCCCATCCTCTATGCTTTCCTGGGAGTTAAGTTTAAGAAATCAGCCAGGAGTGCACTGACAGTCACCAGTAGATCAAGTCAGAAAGCGACTCTCATGACAAAAAAGCGAGGGGCAATTTCATCTGTGTCAACTGAGTCTGAGTCCTCAAGTGTTTTGTCAAGTTAACAAACGGTCAACCTCAGAGTCTGTGACTTGATACTCTCAGGAGAGAAGAAAACTAAGCTTTAATTTCAAAGAACTTACTACATTTTGtatagatgtaaaaaaaaaaggtttttatacatattgatttgtttgcttCGTTAACTGCAATTGTGTGTCTTGTAAGGGTTTTTGTTGCAATTTTTATGCAAGTTTTATGTTCCTCAAAGCAGATTGTGTCCTCAGGCAATGCATCATTTCTATTCATTCAGCTTTACAATCAAGATCCATTTTCCCTGTTTTCATCTTTACAATTTGTACTGCTGTATCAAAGCTCGGGCATACAATGCCCTTTTCTATTTTCAGGGATGGTAGCTGCTCTTGGAAACCTGTATATAGTTTGTAGCATTTGTGTGTTCGCACTTACGTTGTGTGATTTTTTCTGAAAgctgttatttattgttgtctTTCACACTGGAAGttttgtaaaagaaacaaactgcatgctgcttttttttttttaccttttaacatttttttatgtaaaaaataaaaaaaagtcaatgctCTCATAACGACTGTGTGGTGTGCATCTTTACCTAACACCAACTTCTCCTCCCCTCAGGGTGTGGGGGAtgaggtgtgtgcgtgtgtgtgtgtgtgttggagagagGAAGCATGGTCGGGGGTGGGTCTCTGAACACAAATGTCTCCACCTGATCTGGCTGAAAAGCAGAAGGAGGACTGAGCAGACTGACCCTGTAATTGCAAGAACATCTGTGCACTTTTACATCTTAAGTAGCCCTGACACAAAAGCTAAAATCTTTGGTTATAATTAGCACACATGTTGTTCCttaacaaagaaaacagcatgTTAAGTTCTCCTTTGACTTCTCTCCTTTCTGTTCAGTTTGCAAGATATACTGCCTTCATTGTGTTTGGCTTGTAAACAGgtattaaatgatttatttcacaGAGTCGGTCACTAGGTTAACCTTTGCCAACTCACAGAACAAGATAGTAGCATTTAGAAGACATGATATATATTCTGAAGACCCATATAGGGAGACACAGTCTTTGTTGAGCACTCATGCAATACATCATTAGCATTTAATCTCTCTGAATTATATAATGACAAGATAAGACATAAACATGACAACCTTCAAACACACGCATCAATCTTTCTCTGGGTTTTTCTATAGGCAATACATACAAGAGATTCAATCTGAGTTGACTGGTGACAGAATGATGTTCAAATCGGAGACCAAAGGAAGCTGGCAACAATAGATGTCAAGGAGAATGAAGTCGTCAGATGGCCACTGTGTAATGCAGTGTTGGCATCCATTCAAGACTCCAATGGAGaaacatttccatttctttacatgtaaaaaaaaaaaaaggtgtgaagTACCCTCATGAAGGCACAAGGTTAATGGATATTTCGAGTCTCTGCCCTCTCACAGTGAAGCAGGATAAAACAAAAGGGGCTTTTTTTCAGTTGGAAATGTTCCCAGATGATTCAGAATTAACATAAGAGCTTTCCTGCCTTAGCCTGTGCAGGGACAGAACTGCGATTAACACTTCACTGTGTCCACATGAATCCTCTTGATCTGTTTCTTACACTGTCATCTGGAAAGGTTGCTGCCAGAGGCTTTGGGATCATATCAAGCAGCATATATTGAGAGAATTGTATGTGATGTGCACATTTTAGGATTGCACAATGGGGTGATCTATGTGAATAAAACTGACTAGCTCATAGGTGAGGTGTActaaaactatttatttgaCAAGAAAATGCAAAAGATATTAAGAATGatcacaaacatatttacagtcCAACAAAGGGTTTAAAAGCTTTACTGAAAACCCtaaatgtagtttgttttttgactcCCTGACAAAGGCTTGATGCTAAAATGTATCTTTTAGGTCTAACTTGACCACACGATTAAGATACAGacatttaaattgtttaaaagaGAGATCCTTGAAGTTctcttgtgatttttttaaaccctAAATATAATTTGACTGCTTTGACAGATGCTAGAACAAAGGGTTTGTTCTTAAATACACAATGAGATGAATATGCTTTTAATGCCACATGACAGTTTCTGAGATTTCattataatttgttttatggATTTTACTGATTATTCGCCCTCTGCCGTATGCCATTatataaatactttattactATAACAAACCATAAATGGACAATGCTTTTATCCAAATTGTCCACTTGAGCGCACAAAAACTACTCATGGCCCTCTTGGGAATTAGCACTTGGGTGCAGGAAGGTGCCctttcattaataattaaagtttttgttctctctctgttatgaGAGAATATTCACCACTCAACAAAATACACTTCTACACACATATACGCCCACTTCTAAAATTTCATCAGCAAGAAACGTTTGTTTATGATAGATTAGGCgttttaaatatgataataatctCATGCTACTGCAATCATCATCTCTTGCGAAACCTTAATATCATCTTCCTGTGCAGTGTTGCAAAGATCTCACCTTTTTGATATCTGATATGTCAGTTAAAATAAACTAATGCTGCAACAGTGAAGGGTGTCTTGTTTGCTTCATGGGTTAAAGGGCAAAGCTGTTGAAATGGACAGGAAATAGGTTCCAATGGTGATTCATTACCAGTGTGTGTCCAAGTCGAAAACTTCAACGTGAGAAAATTGTTCAGTCTGGCCTCGTTTAGGTTTTGCTGTTCAGATGTATTAAACTGAGAGTGGCAGTACACGTACCAGTAAGTGCAGAGACCATTTTAAAGGACAATTTCAAACTAAGGATGAAAGGAACACAAATACCACAGGTTCCTTTTGGGTACACCGCTAATGGTTACATTGTTTTGGTTGGAAAGTGAGCAGCAGGAAGGCTGTTTCCTGCACCAGGAGCTCCTGTGGCCAACGGCCTGAGAAAAGCTTTGATGAGCCCCCCACTGTATTTAAACCAGCATCACACACTGTGCATGGCCATTCCTGCAAAGTTCACTGGATACCTGGATGCACTTAGTGCACTCGACCAAAGGCGTGAAAGTAATTTCATGGAGAGTAACTTTTAGTGTTCATATGGATGTGTTAAAAAAAGCCCACACATGGTGGCCATGTAGTAGCACCAGGATTATAGCGCTTTAGATATTATATCAGTAATGTTGGCATGTGCACAGcattttaaaggttttacagcattaagaaaacatcaaatcaagaGACTTTAGattacaaattcaaatttgtACAAGGTGGTCATGCACAAATAACCCTTTCTAGTATTTTCAggcatgaatgtctgtattttgttattagagaaacataaataaaccacaaaacacaaaataataccTCCCTATGCATTGCCACAGGTTACACGCCTTTCCACACtatttattatctattaatCTAATTCAATACAATGTTCTTTATTTCACATGCACATTAGATTGAGACCTCtttatgttgtttaaaaacTGCACATATCAAAGTATCCCACTTATTACAACaaaatttatataaaaaaaaaagtccatagggacttggcttgggaaccagagggagtccggttcaagtccagcattgGAACAAAATATGGTGGTGGactagctggagaggtgccagttcacctcctgggcaccaACCCCCGcacaactgctcgcagggcggcgctctgggtggctgcccatcactccaccatctctctctacatttgcatgtgaacCGTGTGTACATAAACGTTCAAATGTATGCAAAAActgagtggaaaaaaagaatttcccctcgagagattaataaaagtatctcttcttcgTCTAATCGCTGGCTATTTGGTATCATATAATTGCATtttcattagattagattagattagatgaactttattcatcccaccatgggaAAATatacttgtcacagcagcagaggaaagtgtagcatacactacagaattagaaaaaagtacgcaaggcaaaaaaacaaaaacacaataaacagaaagaaattaaacaaattaaacaatatCTATAaccgaaaaacaatcaaccttcaaacagacaagtactgaggataaaagtggcatgatatttaaaaagagtattgtaatgtaaattgaccatagtgtaagaaatattgcaaagtaagtgaccatgatacaaataataatattattgcaagagtattgaccataatattataaataacagcaaaaacattGCAATGAGACATTTCGTAGCAGTATTTATAATTATAATCATTAGTCATTTCCCATTACgtgtttacattattttgtctAGCCAGTGTAcagggcaacaacaacaacaacaacaaaaaaaaaagccagacagTCGGAACTTTCCATCCGTTCGTTTCTAGCCGGAACCGAAAGCATCCGGTGTTGTGGTGCTCCGTGAAAACAGGTCCTTCCTGCCTGTGCATGCAGTGATCAGCTGTtgagctgtgtgtctgtcagactgAGCCGTCAAACTGTCTCTGCCTTCACTCTGCGAGGACACAGAGCTCGACATGACTAAAGAGGGAGTCCAGGGGTAAGAGCCGCGTGAGAGAGCCGCGCGCGTCACGAGCCTCGTCCACCGTTCTGTAAAGATAGCACGCGCTAGCGGCTAGTCCGTTAGCATTACCTGGACATGCCGCAGATTGCATCATCTGACAGTGAAGGCAGCACGCGGGGTCATCCACGTGAACACAGTGTTCAATATGAACAGTGTCAAGCACAATGTGAGCCCATGGTCTAGCTGCGGTTTTATTTAGTCTCCTT
Encoded here:
- the LOC104926341 gene encoding C-X-C chemokine receptor type 4 encodes the protein MEYDISFDISDNVTDNNSEESGDFELNYQEPCGRALSNNFNKFFLPTVYGIIFILGIIGNGLVVVVMGYQKKVKTMTDKYRLHLSVADLLFVFTLPFWAVDAASSWYFGGFLCVSVHMIYTVNLYSSVLILAFISLDRYLAVVRATTTNSQDMRKRLASKVIYLGVWLPAAVLTVPDLVFARVQNTGSSNYLFMDESMETGDSRTICQRIYPQETSLIWTVVFRFQHILVGFILPGLVILICYCIIISKLSQGAKPQALKKKALKTTVILIVCFFSCWLPYCVGIFLDTLIMLNVIPSSCELQQAVETWISVTEALAYFHCCLNPILYAFLGVKFKKSARSALTVTSRSSQKATLMTKKRGAISSVSTESESSSVLSS